One window of Quercus robur chromosome 12, dhQueRobu3.1, whole genome shotgun sequence genomic DNA carries:
- the LOC126709185 gene encoding pentatricopeptide repeat-containing protein At1g32415, mitochondrial isoform X2, with protein sequence MLDELPHRDQHDRLVHWTSLLSKYSKNGFVDEARALFDMMPERNVVTYNAMLSGYVQNGRLSEAWRFFEVMPERNVVSWTSMLCGLADAGRIDGARRLFEEMPERNVVSWNSMVVGLIRNGNLEEARMIFQQMPDKNVVSWNAMIAGYAECCRMEEAKVLFDEMQERNVVTWTTMIAGYCRVGSVEEGYCLFRIMPERNVVSWTAMIGGFTWNGFYKEALLLFREMRGCFDLKPNEETFVSLAYACTGMRFPRLGMQLHAQLIINSWDCNDYDGRLSRSLLHMYSMFGMMDFAHYICSKNPNKCIVQSYNSLINGYIRIGQLEKAQNLFDVVPVRDKISWTSMINGYLSFGQVSKACHLFYNMPERDAVAWTAMISGHVQNELFAEATHLFSEMRAQGISPLNSTYSTLLGATGALSQLDQGRQFHCMLMKTLYEFDLILENSLISMYAKCGEIEDAYCIFSNMIYRDSISWNSMIMGFSHHGLANETLTIFEDMLRSGNHPNSVTFLGVLSACSHAGLVNRGWELFSAMSDAYAIQPGLEHYICMINLLGRAGKVKEAEELVLRLPLEPDYAIWGSLLGVCGFHETNAETARRAAKCILELDPLNAPAHVVLCNIYAANGRHVEETMLRKEMKLKGVRKAPGCSWIMLKGKAHVFLSGNKLHSQVDDMLSLLYVTVGES encoded by the coding sequence CCAACATGACCGACTTGTTCACTGGACTTCGCTGCTGTCCAAGTACTCGAAGAATGGCTTTGTTGACGAAGCCCGGGCGCTGTTTGACATGATGCCTGAGAGGAATGTTGTTACTTATAATGCGATGTTGTCAGGTTATGTACAGAATGGGAGGTTGAGTGAGGCTTGGCGGTTCTTCGAGGTGATGCCAGAAAGGAATGTTGTGTCGTGGACTTCGATGCTTTGTGGGTTGGCAGATGCAGGGAGGATTGATGGGGCGAGGAGGTTGTTTGAAGAGATGCCTGAAAGGAATGTTGTGTCTTGGAACTCGATGGTGGTGGGGTTGATTAGGAATGGGAACTTGGAGGAAGCAAGGATGATTTTTCAGCAAATGCCCGATAAGAATGTAGTTTCTTGGAATGCTATGATTGCAGGGTATGCTGAGTGTTGTAGAATGGAAGAAGCAAAAGTTTTGTTTGATGAGATGCAAGAAAGGAATGTGGTCACTTGGACTACCATGATTGCTGGTTATTGTAGGGTGGGCAGTGTGGAAGAGGGGTATTGTCTGTTTAGGATAATGCCTGAGAGGAATGTCGTTTCTTGGACAGCCATGATTGGTGGGTTCACCTGGAATGGCTTCTATAAAGAAGCTTTGTTGCTTTTTCGTGAAATGAGAGGGTGTTTTGACTTAAAACCAAATGAGGAGACTTTCGTTTCACTTGCCTATGCTTGTACTGGAATGCGTTTTCCTCGTCTAGGCATGCAATTACATGCTCAGCTGATTATTAACAGTTGGGACTGCAATGATTATGATGGCAGGTTATCTAGAAGCCTCCTTCACATGTACTCTATGTTTGGTATGATGGACTTTGCACACTATATTTGTTCGAAGAACCCTAATAAATGTATTGTTCAATCTTATAATTCTTTGATAAATGGCTATATTCGCATTGGACAGCTGGAAAAGGCTCAAAATTTGTTTGATGTGGTACCTGTTCGAGATAAGATCTCATGGACTTCTATGATAAATGGCTATCTCAGTTTTGGGCAAGTATCAAAGGCATGCCATCTTTTTTACAATATGCCTGAGAGAGATGCAGTTGCATGGACTGCAATGATTTCAGGGCATGTCCAAAATGAGCTTTTTGCAGAAGCTACACACTTATTTTCGGAAATGAGAGCTCAGGGTATTTCACCTCTAAATTCTACTTATTCTACTCTTCTTGGAGCCACAGGTGCATTGTCACAACTTGATCAGGGGAGGCAATTCCATTGCATGCTGATGAAAACATTATATGAATTTGACTTGATTCTTGAAAATTCTCTGATCTCAATGTATGCAAAATGTGGGGAGATAGAGGATGCATATTGCATATTCTCAAACATGATTTACCGGGATTCGATTTCTTGGAATTCCATGATCATGGGGTTTTCACATCATGGGCTGGCAAATGAAACTCTGACAATATTTGAAGACATGCTTAGATCTGGGAACCACCCAAATTCTGTTACTTTTTTGGGTGTCCTATCAGCATGTAGCCATGCAGGGTTGGTGAATCGAGGGTGGGAGTTATTTAGTGCCATGAGTGATGCTTATGCAATTCAACCAGGTTTGGAGCATTATATTTGTATGATTAATCTTTTAGGCCGAGCTGGGAAAGTAAAAGAAGCAGAGGAGTTAGTCTTGAGGCTCCCTCTTGAACCTGATTATGCTATTTGGGGGTCACTGCTTGGTGTCTGTGGGTTCCATGAGACAAATGCTGAGACTGCTAGGCGTGCAGCCAAATGCATCCTTGAGCTGGATCCTTTAAATGCACCTGCCCATGTGGTGCTTTGTAACATATATGCAGCAAATGGACGGCATGTGGAGGAGACAATGTTGAGGAAGGAGATGAAACTGAAGGGTGTTAGAAAGGCTCCTGGCTGTAGTTGGATAATGCTGAAAGGGAAAGCTCACGTGTTCCTGTCAGGAAATAAATTACACTCACAAGTGGATGATATGTTATCTCTCCTATATGTGACAGTAGGTGAATCGTAA
- the LOC126709185 gene encoding pentatricopeptide repeat-containing protein At1g32415, mitochondrial isoform X1, protein MPAFSFRVVHLSSLSKISAKLQCRFIYARHFETQVAFSKTHYRKLTNHDSQLLHYLSKYRLQDARNMLDELPHRDQHDRLVHWTSLLSKYSKNGFVDEARALFDMMPERNVVTYNAMLSGYVQNGRLSEAWRFFEVMPERNVVSWTSMLCGLADAGRIDGARRLFEEMPERNVVSWNSMVVGLIRNGNLEEARMIFQQMPDKNVVSWNAMIAGYAECCRMEEAKVLFDEMQERNVVTWTTMIAGYCRVGSVEEGYCLFRIMPERNVVSWTAMIGGFTWNGFYKEALLLFREMRGCFDLKPNEETFVSLAYACTGMRFPRLGMQLHAQLIINSWDCNDYDGRLSRSLLHMYSMFGMMDFAHYICSKNPNKCIVQSYNSLINGYIRIGQLEKAQNLFDVVPVRDKISWTSMINGYLSFGQVSKACHLFYNMPERDAVAWTAMISGHVQNELFAEATHLFSEMRAQGISPLNSTYSTLLGATGALSQLDQGRQFHCMLMKTLYEFDLILENSLISMYAKCGEIEDAYCIFSNMIYRDSISWNSMIMGFSHHGLANETLTIFEDMLRSGNHPNSVTFLGVLSACSHAGLVNRGWELFSAMSDAYAIQPGLEHYICMINLLGRAGKVKEAEELVLRLPLEPDYAIWGSLLGVCGFHETNAETARRAAKCILELDPLNAPAHVVLCNIYAANGRHVEETMLRKEMKLKGVRKAPGCSWIMLKGKAHVFLSGNKLHSQVDDMLSLLYVTVGES, encoded by the coding sequence CCAACATGACCGACTTGTTCACTGGACTTCGCTGCTGTCCAAGTACTCGAAGAATGGCTTTGTTGACGAAGCCCGGGCGCTGTTTGACATGATGCCTGAGAGGAATGTTGTTACTTATAATGCGATGTTGTCAGGTTATGTACAGAATGGGAGGTTGAGTGAGGCTTGGCGGTTCTTCGAGGTGATGCCAGAAAGGAATGTTGTGTCGTGGACTTCGATGCTTTGTGGGTTGGCAGATGCAGGGAGGATTGATGGGGCGAGGAGGTTGTTTGAAGAGATGCCTGAAAGGAATGTTGTGTCTTGGAACTCGATGGTGGTGGGGTTGATTAGGAATGGGAACTTGGAGGAAGCAAGGATGATTTTTCAGCAAATGCCCGATAAGAATGTAGTTTCTTGGAATGCTATGATTGCAGGGTATGCTGAGTGTTGTAGAATGGAAGAAGCAAAAGTTTTGTTTGATGAGATGCAAGAAAGGAATGTGGTCACTTGGACTACCATGATTGCTGGTTATTGTAGGGTGGGCAGTGTGGAAGAGGGGTATTGTCTGTTTAGGATAATGCCTGAGAGGAATGTCGTTTCTTGGACAGCCATGATTGGTGGGTTCACCTGGAATGGCTTCTATAAAGAAGCTTTGTTGCTTTTTCGTGAAATGAGAGGGTGTTTTGACTTAAAACCAAATGAGGAGACTTTCGTTTCACTTGCCTATGCTTGTACTGGAATGCGTTTTCCTCGTCTAGGCATGCAATTACATGCTCAGCTGATTATTAACAGTTGGGACTGCAATGATTATGATGGCAGGTTATCTAGAAGCCTCCTTCACATGTACTCTATGTTTGGTATGATGGACTTTGCACACTATATTTGTTCGAAGAACCCTAATAAATGTATTGTTCAATCTTATAATTCTTTGATAAATGGCTATATTCGCATTGGACAGCTGGAAAAGGCTCAAAATTTGTTTGATGTGGTACCTGTTCGAGATAAGATCTCATGGACTTCTATGATAAATGGCTATCTCAGTTTTGGGCAAGTATCAAAGGCATGCCATCTTTTTTACAATATGCCTGAGAGAGATGCAGTTGCATGGACTGCAATGATTTCAGGGCATGTCCAAAATGAGCTTTTTGCAGAAGCTACACACTTATTTTCGGAAATGAGAGCTCAGGGTATTTCACCTCTAAATTCTACTTATTCTACTCTTCTTGGAGCCACAGGTGCATTGTCACAACTTGATCAGGGGAGGCAATTCCATTGCATGCTGATGAAAACATTATATGAATTTGACTTGATTCTTGAAAATTCTCTGATCTCAATGTATGCAAAATGTGGGGAGATAGAGGATGCATATTGCATATTCTCAAACATGATTTACCGGGATTCGATTTCTTGGAATTCCATGATCATGGGGTTTTCACATCATGGGCTGGCAAATGAAACTCTGACAATATTTGAAGACATGCTTAGATCTGGGAACCACCCAAATTCTGTTACTTTTTTGGGTGTCCTATCAGCATGTAGCCATGCAGGGTTGGTGAATCGAGGGTGGGAGTTATTTAGTGCCATGAGTGATGCTTATGCAATTCAACCAGGTTTGGAGCATTATATTTGTATGATTAATCTTTTAGGCCGAGCTGGGAAAGTAAAAGAAGCAGAGGAGTTAGTCTTGAGGCTCCCTCTTGAACCTGATTATGCTATTTGGGGGTCACTGCTTGGTGTCTGTGGGTTCCATGAGACAAATGCTGAGACTGCTAGGCGTGCAGCCAAATGCATCCTTGAGCTGGATCCTTTAAATGCACCTGCCCATGTGGTGCTTTGTAACATATATGCAGCAAATGGACGGCATGTGGAGGAGACAATGTTGAGGAAGGAGATGAAACTGAAGGGTGTTAGAAAGGCTCCTGGCTGTAGTTGGATAATGCTGAAAGGGAAAGCTCACGTGTTCCTGTCAGGAAATAAATTACACTCACAAGTGGATGATATGTTATCTCTCCTATATGTGACAGTAGGTGAATCGTAA